The Gambusia affinis linkage group LG05, SWU_Gaff_1.0, whole genome shotgun sequence region aaaaatatacaaaaccaAATTAATTATTCCCCAGACACAAAAATCAAGATTGTTGATTGAGATTGTACAGACTTGTATGCACTCAAATCccttataattaaaaaaaaataataatctgatgaGATGAAAATCACAATAGGAACAATCAACTCTGTATACTTCAGCATTGTGAAACGTTTTAGAAAACCAAATGGTGTCTCactggcttaaaaaaaaaaaaaaaaaaaaaaaaaaaaaaaaaaaaaaaaaaaaagttttagttaaCAGCAGGTGTGAACTTGTGCTACAACAATTagtttttaggatttttacTAATTTTCTGCATGAGTGGTAGTAAGAGCAGACACAGGAAAACCAAAGGAGCACTTTGCCAAAAGCACCAGAAAATGAAAAGGCAGCTAGACATGAGCTGATCTTTTAGTGTTAAATCTTTATTCCGTAGACAAGATTggacaaatttaaattacacaaatgctttaaaaaggtctgacaaaaaaagtgaacaaaatctCGCATGTAAAAGGACAAGCAaaacaataaaggaaaaaaaaaagaccaagcAAAGTAGAAAACTGCAGCATGTAGCAGATGCAATATTTACATACTTCAAATATAAGCTTCCAGAAGCTATACacataaaagcacatttttaaaaaagattctGAATAtcttccttcagtggttctccTTGTCCAGAGACACTGCCAGCACCCTGCGGTCCGTCTGTCCAAGTCTCTGCTTGGACTGATTGGACACCTTCAGCTTCGTCTGCCatgtgaaaacagagaaagtcactgcaatgattcattttattgaattaCACATAATCAGAAATCCTTCTGCAATAAGTCAACATGGGCTTAAAGGGTTCACATtaagcaaaattcacatttttgtacttccatttgggtctcgactgcttctaaaaaaaataaacagcccAAGTGCTtccaaacaaagcaaaaaacaccAGACTTCTTTGtggcaataagttaatattttttggtgtttggaaaaagaGCAGTTTCAGAACCCTCAAAACGTAGCATCACAAGCAGACCCtgcccctcacctagcaacccccacccattacctagcaacccaagttgAGTTCCAGcgtgtttggtcagctggttttaccgctgtacaatggctgcagGGAAAGACAAGTGTTCTGTTGTTtacttaccattcagaaaaGATGTTtgcataatgtaaaaaaaaaacaaaaaaaaaacatgtctatAATTGCACATCGTTTGCAGCCATTTCGGCTTGTGcatgtaaacattgagttgggggtgtggccagcagcaactcacttggatttaaagtgacaggaggccataaaaatctcattttaaaaggagctcaaaataagAACTGACCAGACTGAAAAATCATCCAAATATAATTTTGGgcaaatgaaatacaaaaaaggtAGTGAACATATGTCTATCTGTTCAAGAAAGCATAATAATGGGTCCTCTTTAAGAGACGATGGTATTAGTGTAATAAATGAATGCCTGTTTGTACCTGAGAACGTTGGTCATGGGGAGAGTTGGTCTCTTTAAGGATCTGAAGGGGAGAGCGACCCTCAGTACCTGGAGGAGAAACACCCAAAGTCTTACAAATCtataaaaagagacaaaagtcTTCACACCAATTCTTTCCGCCTTACACAcctttttgcttcagttttccAGACTGCCTCTTGTTTTCGTTGCCGATGCTCTTTACTGCCACATGGACAGCAAGAGGAGAGGCGCTTCCTTTGTTCCCCTGAATTCCTCTGGATCTCAACCCAGTGGCACCAAAACCTTTCCCCAACCACTGTGGCTTGAACTCCAGCTGACTGGGGCTCTTTATGTCAAAGGTGGGGCAGCGGATACCTGTGCACACAGTTACCTGCTCTGGACTGGGGGTATCTGGTCGCTCTgagggaggcagaggagatTTGGTTTCCTCTGCTTCCTTTGGCTGGGCCGCAACAGAAGGAAGGGCGTATGCATGATCCACGCCATCCACAACTTGGTCCTTGTCCACATTAGGTTCTGAGAAAGCACGACTTCCATGGTGAATCTCAGCAAACACCTGAGATGAAGTTGCCCCCTCATGGCATGTTATCAGGCTCATGCTCAGCCTCTTGTGCAACGGGGTCTCCCTTGCTTCTTCTGCCTCCTCCAGGCTAATATTCGCTTCCGTTTCAATCTCCACTGCCACCTGAGGATCCCAGAGAAGCTCAAAGGGACTCGAGTTGCCAACAAACAGAGAAGCTTGATCGGGGGTGGCCAAGAGGTTTGCATGTTCGACTAGAGAGCTAAAGTCAGTTGCTCTGAGTGGACCGAGAAGCGGCTCTGTGGAGGCCAGTTCCTCATCCCCATGGACCTCATCAATTGGATCACTGTGGTGTTTCTGAGGATCTTCAGGGACTTTGCCTTCAGCCTCGTTGTGGAAGAGCATGCCCAGGCGGCGGGCAAAGGATCCGACAGTCGCTGGGGGAAGAATAAGCAGAAGTTCAAGTAAGACCGCTGAGGCCGAGTAAAGCCCAGCAGGAAGTTACTCAAAATATTTACCTCTCATGATTTCCCTCACAGGGGTGCGGGTGATACCAATGGTAGGCGAGCGGGGATCTTTTACAGCCAGGGGACACTCGCTtttcacagctgcagcagaggggGACTCTTTTCCACAAACCTAAGAGGTTTATAGAAAGGAATGATCTCTCATTTTTTatgctaatgtaatatttagccAGGTGGACAGAGTCTCACAGCAGCAAATTACGAAAATGCTCAAGGTCACAGAGTGAGAACAAGAGATAAGAGGAAATAGGCTAATATTTCTACTATTATAGTTGTTGCAAAATTTTCTAATATCATGCAGCCACCTCACCTAAATCAGGTGACCAAATTACCTCTCACAGAGAAATGCTAATGAGCCAATTCAACTCAAGAGTGTTGGGGCACATGCACAACTACAAGTTGCACAACAGACTCCAGGGACTGGAGCTTTAGTGGGAGCTAAACCATTTCATTGGTATTGTCCTGTTGAAAGCTCCCAGTCTCAAGCATTTTGTAGTCTTTTAGCAAACATGACCTCTTATAGGTTTCTTTTTTCACTCTTGTATAAAAGGGCAGATTTATGAAGTGCACAACCAGAAGAAATTCTTGAACCTGAGCAAAGGATCTTTGTAGCGTTACCATAGGACATTGGtttgcttctctgattaaaagTTCTGCATGCCCAGCTACTTAGTTTGGCCATGACTTGGTAGGTTTGCAGATGTGACATATTATCTACTCGGACAGAACAATGCTCAAATGTTAgaaatattaagatattttataTCCAAACTTCTCCATAACCTTCTGCCTGACTTGTTTGCTGTGTCCCTTGGTTTTCATGATGCCATTAATTCACTGATAAACCTCAGATGCCTTCAAAGTGAAGCTGGATTTAAACTGGGATTACAGGAGCTGAAAAATGCATTCACtgatttgtgttggtctgtgtcaataaaatgtattcaagtgTGTAGTCAAACTAGATAACCAACCTGAATAGGTGATCGATCAATCCCAGCAGAGGGAGAGCGTGGATCTATCAGATGGCTCACATGCGTCTTCTTGATGGTTAGTTGTGGTTTTGCATCTGCAGACACAGCCATCTTGCTCTCACTTGTTCCCATAATGCCTATTAAAGGTTACCTGAATCACAGGTGGACAAAAAGCAAGTTTAACGTTAAAAAGGACACAAGAAATATGCGACTGATTAAGAACTGACATGAACCCTGCAAAGGGATCTTAAGTCAACACGTTTCTATCTAataatataacaatttaaaacaaatttcttctgTCTACAGGGGATTCTATACAGCCGCTGTTCTAAAATAAACACCTAAGTGCAAATATCTGCAGGATACTTGCAATAATTGCTTGGACAAATGCCAGCTATGGTAAGGACTAGTGCAAGTagcaaatctgtaaaaaaaaagaaaaaaagaaaaaaaaagaaaaaaaaagcagaataatatTAAGTGAAGTGGTAAAAATTGACAGGGTTTACTTCCCAAAATGCATAAAGAGAGAGATTACAAACTGTACAAGCCTGCATAGACCCCACGTCTAATTGTACtagatattaaaaatatctaattttaaTATATCAGCAATCACTTAATTGCTGATATATTTAAGCAATTAAGTGTTTCAGACTAGAAAGCAAGTCAAAAACAATGCAGTTCAGTCAATGAAGCGTCAATTAACTAAAGAGTTACCAGTTTTAATGATAAAGCTAAGAAAAATGCGTAAAGTTTAAGTTTACAAAGTGTTTCTTTACCTTAGACGAGACAAAGCCACTCGCTGAGAAACACAACTTCAGACCCTTTCGCTTCCAACTTCACCTTCCGATAAGCAGGAAAACACgagtttttaaaagatttaaatggcGGGGTTGCGTGCCTCATGCTTTCAAACGAGCCAATAAGCGCACGTTTCCGCTTTGCCGCCTCAGGCCCGATTGGCTTAAAGCAAGACACGTTTGAAATGGGCGTGGTCTATGCGTAACGACGTTTTTGAACGTTAAGCTAAACAGCCAGCGCCAAAGATAAAATATTCGTTTGAAATCTTTGAGAATAACAcccatttgcattatttaaacTCATTTATTTCCGGAATAAAAGATATAGAAGAAAAACACGCGGTGTACCTTGCAAAACAGGTcagttaaaataactaaaaacgtAGTGATATTCaagtttaatttagaaaattacacattttatcgctgtatatttaaaatatctttctaAATGATGAATTTCTATGTGAACATTagttatttcaaaatatttaacttttatgaaatataataaatgtaagTAAACTTGAATCAGATTCAGAAAGAGATTacgtttttctatttttctcccAACAGTGAGAGAAAATCAGCAGACAATTTCAACTGTAAAAGCTTCATCTTGATACCTGTTGTGAAAgttttttgctaattaaatatccCATAAATCTCCCAGTACATCCAATCTGAATCATTCTTAACTTGGTGTATAATTTTCTGTGTGTAAGTATATTTACACAGCATGTTCTTGTCCATATGTACAAAAAGTACATTATACATTATGTATTGTGTGACGTCTTCTAGCGTCTCTACAGCTACAAACATAGTTGTTAAAAtactcatcaaaaaaaaaaacctcttgtgGTCTCATGTTTGGAATCAAAGCTTTATTGCTGGATATTATATTAAAGATTGCAATCAGGCTTCAAGTAGCCTGAAAACAACCATAGTGCATCAATTATGTTACAATACACAGTATGGCATACAGGAGTATTTTACAATGAagcaaaattagttttaagAGCATtacaaaaaagagcaaaacaggGGAGCCATAACAATCATTCTCATGACgtgttttaaatgttacccAGTTAATCACAATgaagagacacacacacttgaTCATAGCAATAACAGTCCTGCTGGTTGCCAGTTCACTGTCCTGGCAGATCAATGGTCACTAAGAAGGTACatgatataaaaacaaagctgcagCACTTTTTGACTTGTGTTTCTTCTCCTGAACTGCATCAACCGTCTGTCTTCAGAGCTCTCTGGGTGAAAAGCAGAACTCATGGTATTACTACAGCAGCACTGTACCTTTAGTCACCTAAATCCTAAAAAGTACTTGTAGGTAATGAAGACTGGGGGAGTACTGAGTGTCATAACACAAACCAACCTAACATTACTCGCTACAGAAGATACAAATCATCACCATGCTTGTTGTTTACTTTATTCATCAAAACTTCAAGTAAATAAAAGGGAACCTTTTTAACTCATTTGCTAGAACAACAATATGAGGACTAGCAAATATCTGAAACCTAGCAGCAGCTTGACTGAACGACTGCTGGTTGCTTTTCTCCAGCTGGAGACTGATACTGCATTATAGTAATCGTTTAAAACACACATGAACATCTAGTATCTCCGATGTCACAGTGTCCGCGTCTGCCATTTATATCCGACTATTAACCGCTCCGATTCCCCCCAAACATCGACCTCCATTCCGAGCGCATTCACACTCGATGAACCCTAGTCCTCATTCACTT contains the following coding sequences:
- the cdca3 gene encoding cell division cycle-associated protein 3 isoform X1, yielding MGTSESKMAVSADAKPQLTIKKTHVSHLIDPRSPSAGIDRSPIQVCGKESPSAAAVKSECPLAVKDPRSPTIGITRTPVREIMRATVGSFARRLGMLFHNEAEGKVPEDPQKHHSDPIDEVHGDEELASTEPLLGPLRATDFSSLVEHANLLATPDQASLFVGNSSPFELLWDPQVAVEIETEANISLEEAEEARETPLHKRLSMSLITCHEGATSSQVFAEIHHGSRAFSEPNVDKDQVVDGVDHAYALPSVAAQPKEAEETKSPLPPSERPDTPSPEQVTVCTGIRCPTFDIKSPSQLEFKPQWLGKGFGATGLRSRGIQGNKGSASPLAVHVAVKSIGNENKRQSGKLKQKGTEGRSPLQILKETNSPHDQRSQTKLKVSNQSKQRLGQTDRRVLAVSLDKENH
- the cdca3 gene encoding cell division cycle-associated protein 3 isoform X3 produces the protein MGTSESKMAVSADAKPQLTIKKTHVSHLIDPRSPSAGIDRSPIQVCGKESPSAAAVKSECPLAVKDPRSPTIGITRTPVREIMRATVGSFARRLGMLFHNEAEGKVPEDPQKHHSDPIDEVHGDEELASTEPLLGPLRATDFSSLVEHANLLATPDQASLFVGNSSPFELLWDPQVAVEIETEANISLEEAEEARETPLHKRLSMSLITCHEGATSSQVFAEIHHGSRAFSEPNVDKDQVVDGVDHAYALPSVAAQPKEAEETKSPLPPSERPDTPSPEQVTVCTGIRCPTFDIKSPSQLEFKPQWLGKGFGATGLRSRGIQGNKGSASPLAVHVAVKSIGNENKRQSGKLKQKGTEGRSPLQILKETNSPHDQRSQ
- the cdca3 gene encoding cell division cycle-associated protein 3 isoform X2, translated to MGTSESKMAVSADAKPQLTIKKTHVSHLIDPRSPSAGIDRSPIQVCGKESPSAAAVKSECPLAVKDPRSPTIGITRTPVREIMRATVGSFARRLGMLFHNEAEGKVPEDPQKHHSDPIDEVHGDEELASTEPLLGPLRATDFSSLVEHANLLATPDQASLFVGNSSPFELLWDPQVAVEIETEANISLEEAEEARETPLHKRLSMSLITCHEGATSSQVFAEIHHGSRAFSEPNVDKDQVVDGVDHAYALPSVAAQPKEAEETKSPLPPSERPDTPSPEQVTVCTGIRCPTFDIKSPSQLEFKPQWLGKGFGATGLRSRGIQGNKGSASPLAVHVAVKSIGNENKRQSGKLKQKGTEGRSPLQILKETNSPHDQRSQPLYSGKTS